The following proteins are encoded in a genomic region of Magallana gigas chromosome 1, xbMagGiga1.1, whole genome shotgun sequence:
- the LOC105333008 gene encoding uncharacterized protein isoform X1 — translation MWNCVKNAVFFLLSIGCVNGQHQFPSMLHFQMPTQDMVAELATEGGSVSGLRQKLLERLLINNQLQQMTGQGTGSAMNFGSASFGAPSLGGANLGGGMFSAGGLSDPGMGLLDTSGLLTRSPQPPSLNFASLLDSMSPPRASFSKPSNTKILSRSAAIQNLQRRLDAMRGNQLPETQLKGGIAFQTPARDQGLNDNIISQTRKETPNASVKITVKRTTKTSGGGQTNQVQAPSMMPAVQDTFSAASLRNTVPKSQAVFQSSPVLRVQPSSQPSAPPVTAIAQAAAVPTVAAQSAQLATASLANVAGAAAMTSASSVAAAKSMQNHISDMMDTKMDMMSDMAEAGMLGGGMMGMGMGMGGMGGMGGLGGLGGMAGLSGLGGMPDMMGGLSGMGGMGMGMDMGMGMSGMGMGMGGLGMGGLMGGGMGGLMGGGFGNLGMMSAFT, via the exons gGGGCAGTGTCTCAGGACTTAGACAGA AACTTTTAGAACGTCTCCTGATCAACAATCAGCTCCAACAGATGACGGGACAGGGAACCGGAAGTGCTATGAACTTTGGGAGCGCGTCGTTTGGCGCACCGTCTCTAGGAGGGGCCAATCTCGGTGGGGGAATGTTCTCCGCGGGGGGATTGAGTGACCCCGGAATGGGTCTTTTGGACACCTCAGGTTTGTTGACCAGGAGCCCACAACCTCCATCACTCAACTTTGCATCTCTTCTCGATTCCATGTCTCCCCCAAGGGCCTCCTTTTCAA AACCTAGCAACACGAAAATTCTGAGTCGTTCTGCAGCAATCCAGAACTTGCAGCGACGACTGGATGCGATGAGGGGGAATCAGCTCCCTGAAACTCAACTGAAGGGAGGAATAGCGTTCCAGACGCCGGCACGTGACCAAGGTCTGAACGACAACATCATCAGTCAAACTCGGAAAGAAACGCCAAACGCTTCTGTAAAGATAACAGTCAAACGTACCACCAAGACATCGGGAGGGGGGCAGACGAACCAAGTCCAGGCTCCTTCCATGATGCCTGCAGTTCAAGACACGTTCAGCGCGGCGTCTCTTCGCAACACTGTCCCTAAGTCACAAGCGGTGTTCCAGTCCTCTCCTGTGCTGCGAGTCCAACCGTCTTCCCAGCCCTCGGCACCGCCAGTAACTGCGATCGCACAGGCTGCGGCGGTTCCCACGGTGGCTGCCCAGTCAGCTCAACTTGCGACTGCTAGTCTAGCCAACGTGGCTGGAGCAGCAGCGATGACTTCTGCATCATCGGTCGCCGCCGCCAAATCAATGCAGAATCACATCTCCGATATGATGGATACGAAAATGGATATGATGAGTGACATGGCGGAAGCCGGGATGCTTGGTGGTGGTATGATGGGAATGGGTATGGGTATGGGCGGGATGGGTGGGATGGGCGGATTGGGCGGTCTCGGTGGTATGGCAGGTTTGTCTGGGCTAGGCGGGATGCCCGATATGATGGGTGGGTTGTCTGGAATGGGCGGTATGGGCATGGGTATGGATATGGGCATGGGGATGAGTGGGATGGGCATGGGGATGGGAGGTCTAGGAATGGGCGGTCTAATGGGCGGAGGGATGGGTGGGTTAATGGGCGGAGGGTTCGGTAATCTAGGAATGATGTCTGCATTTACGTGA
- the LOC105333008 gene encoding uncharacterized protein isoform X2, translated as MWNCVKNAVFFLLSIGCVNGQLRYPRPGVTAPLGHDLLSRNHQGGSVSGLRQKLLERLLINNQLQQMTGQGTGSAMNFGSASFGAPSLGGANLGGGMFSAGGLSDPGMGLLDTSGLLTRSPQPPSLNFASLLDSMSPPRASFSKPSNTKILSRSAAIQNLQRRLDAMRGNQLPETQLKGGIAFQTPARDQGLNDNIISQTRKETPNASVKITVKRTTKTSGGGQTNQVQAPSMMPAVQDTFSAASLRNTVPKSQAVFQSSPVLRVQPSSQPSAPPVTAIAQAAAVPTVAAQSAQLATASLANVAGAAAMTSASSVAAAKSMQNHISDMMDTKMDMMSDMAEAGMLGGGMMGMGMGMGGMGGMGGLGGLGGMAGLSGLGGMPDMMGGLSGMGGMGMGMDMGMGMSGMGMGMGGLGMGGLMGGGMGGLMGGGFGNLGMMSAFT; from the exons gGGGCAGTGTCTCAGGACTTAGACAGA AACTTTTAGAACGTCTCCTGATCAACAATCAGCTCCAACAGATGACGGGACAGGGAACCGGAAGTGCTATGAACTTTGGGAGCGCGTCGTTTGGCGCACCGTCTCTAGGAGGGGCCAATCTCGGTGGGGGAATGTTCTCCGCGGGGGGATTGAGTGACCCCGGAATGGGTCTTTTGGACACCTCAGGTTTGTTGACCAGGAGCCCACAACCTCCATCACTCAACTTTGCATCTCTTCTCGATTCCATGTCTCCCCCAAGGGCCTCCTTTTCAA AACCTAGCAACACGAAAATTCTGAGTCGTTCTGCAGCAATCCAGAACTTGCAGCGACGACTGGATGCGATGAGGGGGAATCAGCTCCCTGAAACTCAACTGAAGGGAGGAATAGCGTTCCAGACGCCGGCACGTGACCAAGGTCTGAACGACAACATCATCAGTCAAACTCGGAAAGAAACGCCAAACGCTTCTGTAAAGATAACAGTCAAACGTACCACCAAGACATCGGGAGGGGGGCAGACGAACCAAGTCCAGGCTCCTTCCATGATGCCTGCAGTTCAAGACACGTTCAGCGCGGCGTCTCTTCGCAACACTGTCCCTAAGTCACAAGCGGTGTTCCAGTCCTCTCCTGTGCTGCGAGTCCAACCGTCTTCCCAGCCCTCGGCACCGCCAGTAACTGCGATCGCACAGGCTGCGGCGGTTCCCACGGTGGCTGCCCAGTCAGCTCAACTTGCGACTGCTAGTCTAGCCAACGTGGCTGGAGCAGCAGCGATGACTTCTGCATCATCGGTCGCCGCCGCCAAATCAATGCAGAATCACATCTCCGATATGATGGATACGAAAATGGATATGATGAGTGACATGGCGGAAGCCGGGATGCTTGGTGGTGGTATGATGGGAATGGGTATGGGTATGGGCGGGATGGGTGGGATGGGCGGATTGGGCGGTCTCGGTGGTATGGCAGGTTTGTCTGGGCTAGGCGGGATGCCCGATATGATGGGTGGGTTGTCTGGAATGGGCGGTATGGGCATGGGTATGGATATGGGCATGGGGATGAGTGGGATGGGCATGGGGATGGGAGGTCTAGGAATGGGCGGTCTAATGGGCGGAGGGATGGGTGGGTTAATGGGCGGAGGGTTCGGTAATCTAGGAATGATGTCTGCATTTACGTGA
- the LOC105333008 gene encoding uncharacterized protein isoform X3, translating into MWNCVKNAVFFLLSIGCVNGQRGSVSGLRQKLLERLLINNQLQQMTGQGTGSAMNFGSASFGAPSLGGANLGGGMFSAGGLSDPGMGLLDTSGLLTRSPQPPSLNFASLLDSMSPPRASFSKPSNTKILSRSAAIQNLQRRLDAMRGNQLPETQLKGGIAFQTPARDQGLNDNIISQTRKETPNASVKITVKRTTKTSGGGQTNQVQAPSMMPAVQDTFSAASLRNTVPKSQAVFQSSPVLRVQPSSQPSAPPVTAIAQAAAVPTVAAQSAQLATASLANVAGAAAMTSASSVAAAKSMQNHISDMMDTKMDMMSDMAEAGMLGGGMMGMGMGMGGMGGMGGLGGLGGMAGLSGLGGMPDMMGGLSGMGGMGMGMDMGMGMSGMGMGMGGLGMGGLMGGGMGGLMGGGFGNLGMMSAFT; encoded by the exons gGGGCAGTGTCTCAGGACTTAGACAGA AACTTTTAGAACGTCTCCTGATCAACAATCAGCTCCAACAGATGACGGGACAGGGAACCGGAAGTGCTATGAACTTTGGGAGCGCGTCGTTTGGCGCACCGTCTCTAGGAGGGGCCAATCTCGGTGGGGGAATGTTCTCCGCGGGGGGATTGAGTGACCCCGGAATGGGTCTTTTGGACACCTCAGGTTTGTTGACCAGGAGCCCACAACCTCCATCACTCAACTTTGCATCTCTTCTCGATTCCATGTCTCCCCCAAGGGCCTCCTTTTCAA AACCTAGCAACACGAAAATTCTGAGTCGTTCTGCAGCAATCCAGAACTTGCAGCGACGACTGGATGCGATGAGGGGGAATCAGCTCCCTGAAACTCAACTGAAGGGAGGAATAGCGTTCCAGACGCCGGCACGTGACCAAGGTCTGAACGACAACATCATCAGTCAAACTCGGAAAGAAACGCCAAACGCTTCTGTAAAGATAACAGTCAAACGTACCACCAAGACATCGGGAGGGGGGCAGACGAACCAAGTCCAGGCTCCTTCCATGATGCCTGCAGTTCAAGACACGTTCAGCGCGGCGTCTCTTCGCAACACTGTCCCTAAGTCACAAGCGGTGTTCCAGTCCTCTCCTGTGCTGCGAGTCCAACCGTCTTCCCAGCCCTCGGCACCGCCAGTAACTGCGATCGCACAGGCTGCGGCGGTTCCCACGGTGGCTGCCCAGTCAGCTCAACTTGCGACTGCTAGTCTAGCCAACGTGGCTGGAGCAGCAGCGATGACTTCTGCATCATCGGTCGCCGCCGCCAAATCAATGCAGAATCACATCTCCGATATGATGGATACGAAAATGGATATGATGAGTGACATGGCGGAAGCCGGGATGCTTGGTGGTGGTATGATGGGAATGGGTATGGGTATGGGCGGGATGGGTGGGATGGGCGGATTGGGCGGTCTCGGTGGTATGGCAGGTTTGTCTGGGCTAGGCGGGATGCCCGATATGATGGGTGGGTTGTCTGGAATGGGCGGTATGGGCATGGGTATGGATATGGGCATGGGGATGAGTGGGATGGGCATGGGGATGGGAGGTCTAGGAATGGGCGGTCTAATGGGCGGAGGGATGGGTGGGTTAATGGGCGGAGGGTTCGGTAATCTAGGAATGATGTCTGCATTTACGTGA